Proteins encoded together in one Montipora foliosa isolate CH-2021 unplaced genomic scaffold, ASM3666993v2 scaffold_438, whole genome shotgun sequence window:
- the LOC137989080 gene encoding uncharacterized protein produces MTDFWTTESMGVSVKPCSCEAGKLSQIEREEAKIIEESCEKIDNQWLIPYPWKKDPRQLPNNKSQAIKKLEATERRLLKNPDHAAAYDLQMVEMNELQFSRRLTEKEARGYSGPVHFISHHEVLRPESKSTKVRIVFNSSAAFQGHKLNEYWMKGPDLLNDLFGVVLRFRENQVAFIGDISKMYHRIRIPEMDQHVHRFLWRNLQTHREPDVYVKTVLTFGDKAAPAMAQIALRKTAEEAKEAFPAVAQVIQNNTYMDDICDSVPTKREARDLTRDIDSVLETGGFRVKGWVSNKVETLDPPKGEQKAATFLQGGSVEKVLGVVWDSCTDTFSFAVKSDLLDCQEPIQLSKRKVLSQIARIYDPIGFASAFIISAKIALQALWKRGISWDEELSSELSQRWKKLFQEMVQLNGVLFDRCLTPPNAIGQPVLCVFSDASEDAFGACAYARWQLSTGGFNAKFIAAKSRVAPLKKLTIPRLELQGAVLASRLDKTILKESRLKFEKSVFFLDSKIVLAWICSETRRFKPFVSVRVGEIQDNSDPAQWRHVPGEENVADDVSRGIPVESLAGRWQYGPDFLRLPENEWPQDSSVADKVDVETEHPKVHIVGEQIKTRSPIDCDKFSSWRRLIRVTAYTLRFIRRVRARGHKESAEEGIPLKSQDGPLSPEELKDAETFWLKESQKTLRDRLSKGEFRNLSPFVDQEGVWRVGGRADKALVSYETRHPVLLPGDHRISRLIVQHAHQFGHPGVATTVAKTRTKYWIVRAHDLAKSIKFRCVVCREIGARVESQVMADLPQSRLAPFTPPFHHTSCDYFGPYRVRISRNKIVKHYAVIFTCLNTRAVHLELAADCTTMEFMQILRRFYALRGVPALMISDNGSQLVGAERELRKMVEGLDTENLQEFSAERGMKWQFTTPAAPHQNGCAESLVKSCKIGLKKAIGEQVLTPLELQTCLVEVANLVNQCPIGRIPSDPDDGSYLCPNDMLLGRASSTVPQGPFRHTKNPRHRVEFVQRIVDSFWTRWTRDVFPSLLPRKQWHAEKRNVRVDDFVIVQTSNTIRGTWNVGRVVSVYPGKDGRVRNVKVKTRSGEYERPISKIAVIYPAEGYEDQDK; encoded by the coding sequence ATGACAGACTTTTGGACCACGGAAAGTATGGGTGTTTCTGTAAAGCCTTGTAGTTGTGAAGCTGGAAAGCTCAGTCAGATTGAAAGGGAAGAAGCGAAGATCATAGAAGAATCCTGCGAGAAGATAGACAATCAGTGGCTAATCCCTTATCCCTGGAAAAAGGATCCACGTCAGTTACCCAACAACAAGTCTCAAGCAATTAAGAAATTAGAGGCAACCGAACGCCGGCTGTTGAAGAATCCAGATCACGCCGCTGCCTATGATCTCCAAATGGTTGAGATGAACGAACTACAGTTTTCAAGACGATTAACAGAGAAAGAGGCTAGAGGATACTCTGGTCCTGTCCACTTCATCTCACACCACGAGGTTTTACGACCAGAAAGCAAGAGCACGAAAGTTCGGATTGTGTTCAACTCGTCAGCTGCGTTCCAAGGGCACAAGTTAAACGAATATTGGATGAAAGGACCCGACCTACTGAATGACTTGTTTGGTGTTGTTCTCAGGTTCCGAGAAAATCAGGTAGCATTCATCGGGGACATATCCAAAATGTACCATAGAATCCGCATTCCAGAAATGGACCAGCATGTGCACAGGTTCTTGTGGAGGAATTTACAGACACACCGTGAGCCAGACGTTTATGTCAAAACAGTTTTGACATTCGGAGATAAAGCAGCCCCTGCAATGGCTCAGATAGCCCTTCGAAAAACAGCAGAAGAAGCGAAAGAAGCCTTCCCAGCAGTAGCGCAAGTAATTCAGAATAATACCTACATGGATGACATCTGCGACTCAGTACCAACCAAGAGAGAAGCACGCGACCTGACCAGAGATATAGACAGCGTACTGGAGACAGGAGGTTTTAGAGTAAAAGGCTGGGTGTCAAACAAAGTGGAAACATTAGATCCCCCCAAAGGAGAACAGAAAGCAGCAACTTTCCTGCAAGGAGGAAGTGTAGAGAAAGTGTTGGGAGTGGTGTGGGACAGCTGCACAGATACGTTTTCGTTTGCAGTAAAATCTGATCTACTTGATTGTCAAGAGCCGATACAGCTTTCAAAGAGAAAAGTGCTGAGCCAAATAGCGCGCATCTACGACCCAATAGGATTTGCAAGTGCATTCATTATCAGTGCCAAGATCGCTCTTCAGGCGCTTTGGAAAAGGGGAATCAGCTGGGATGAAGAGTTATCGTCCGAGCTGTCTCAAAGGTGGAAAAAACTATTCCAAGAAATGGTGCAGTTGAATGGGGTGCTGTTTGATAGATGTCTTACGCCGCCAAACGCAATTGGACAGCCCGTCCTTTGTGTTTTCTCTGATGCTTCAGAAGATGCATTTGGGGCTTGTGCATATGCAAGATGGCAATTAAGTACCGGAGGTTTCAACGCAAAGTTCATCGCGGCCAAGTCAAGAGTAGCGCCTTTGAAGAAACTGACCATACCGCGTTTGGAGCTTCAAGGTGCAGTATTAGCCTCCCGACTGGATAAGACCATTCTTAAAGAATCTCGGCTAAAGTTTGAGAAATCAGTGTTCTTCCTGGATAGCAAGATTGTGTTAGCATGGATCTGCAGTGAAACAAGGCGATTCAAACCATTCGTTTCAGTCAGAGTTGGAGAAATCCAAGATAATTCAGATCCCGCTCAGTGGAGACACGTCCCAGGAGAGGAAAACGTAGCGGATGATGTATCACGTGGAATTCCCGTGGAAAGCTTGGCTGGCAGGTGGCAGTACGGACCAGACTTTCTGCGTCTACCAGAGAATGAGTGGCCGCAAGACTCCTCAGTTGCTGACAAAGTTGACGTTGAAACGGAGCACCCTAAAGTTCACATAGTTGGTGAGCAGATCAAGACACGTTCTCCCATTGATTGCGACAAGTTTTCAAGCTGGAGACGGCTCATCAGAGTTACAGCTTACACGTTGAGGTTTATTCGGAGAGTGCGAGCACGTGGGCACAAAGAGTCGGCAGAGGAAGGAATACCATTGAAGTCTCAAGATGGCCCTCTCTCACCCGAAGAGTTAAAGGATGCAGAGACTTTCTGGTTAAAGGAGAGTCAGAAAACCCTGAGAGACCGCCTCAGCAAAGGAGAATTTAGAAATCTCAGCCCTTTCGTAGACCAAGAAGGCGTATGGAGAGTAGGTGGTCGAGCAGACAAAGCTTTAGTTTCGTATGAGACCAGACATCCTGTGTTACTTCCCGGAGACCATCGGATATCGCGTCTCATCGTTCAGCATGCTCATCAGTTTGGACACCCAGGAGTGGCAACGACAGTagcaaaaacaagaacaaagtaCTGGATCGTTCGAGCTCACGACCTGGCGAAGTCAATAAAGTTCCGTTGTGTGGTTTGCCGTGAAATTGGAGCAAGAGTTGAATCACAAGTCATGGCTGACTTACCTCAAAGTCGTCTGGCACCGTTTACTCCACCGTTTCACCACACATCGTGTGATTACTTTGGCCCTTACCGAGTTAGGATCAGCCGCAACAAGATTGTCAAGCACTATGCTGTGATTTTTACATGTTTAAATACGAGAGCAGTTCATCTTGAACTAGCAGCGGATTGCACGACGATGgaatttatgcaaattcttaGAAGATTCTATGCATTAAGAGGGGTACCCGCGTTGATGATCAGCGACAATGGCTCCCAGTTAGTTGGTGCAGAACGAGAGCTGCGGAAAATGGTTGAGGGATTGGACACCGAGAATTTACAAGAATTCTCTGCGGAAAGAGGAATGAAGTGGCAGTTCACGACCCCGGCGGCTCCACACCAGAACGGTTGTGCGGAATCGTTGGTAAAGAGTTGCAAGATCGGCTTAAAGAAGGCAATTGGAGAGCAAGTACTTACCCCACTGGAGCTGCAGACGTGTCTCGTTGAAGTTGCAAATTTAGTCAATCAGTGTCCAATAGGCCGAATTCCCAGTGATCCCGACGATGGTTCATATCTTTGCCCTAATGATATGTTACTTGGAAGAGCGTCGTCTACTGTTCCACAAGGACCATTCAGGCACACTAAGAATCCCAGGCACAGAGTTGAATTTGTCCAGAGAATAGTTGACTCCTTTTGGACCCGTTGGACAAGAGATGTCTTCCCGTCACTACTACCAAGGAAACAGTGGCATGCCGAGAAACGTAATGTTCGAGTTGATGACTTTGTAATCGTGCAAACTTCAAATACAATTCGTGGAACATGGAATGTTGGCCGAGTAGTCAGTGTCTACCCCGGAAAGGATGGAAGGGTCAGGAACGTAAAAGTCAAAACCCGCAGTGGCGAGTATGAACGGCCCATCAGCAAGATTGCGGTTATATACCCAGCAGAGGGATACGAAGACCAGGACAAGTAG
- the LOC137989052 gene encoding uncharacterized protein, with amino-acid sequence MSEEAMDEAKRKRRTAKAALTRRGNTLRKKLKEGRPEDEIIEAFHDMKAAFENLVVKHEEYTQLILDDEAFEQEEKWLEECEDFYLEMEIGAKDYTKMKSASKGEKSGLDNGKSASDNGTSVVESEKSVLESGTSELESGAKDSESVIEMEITKQAGNSAVQGKGISIEGPAANGTEAGSGIEHPTPEENTEGNGVTCSNGTKHESSVNVSCGFKMEKPKMPRFAGDVRDYAIFRSDFKHAVDSRYSKRDAISLLRTSLQGRPLDLIKGIGTDYDAAWSYLDSVYGDPRFVADTITQDITKFRPLRDGEDARFCDLVHLVQRSFTTLKEVGRPHDMDNNHMLALIEQRMCTDDRKVWARHLEISGKEATLAQLIAWMNTEMKSRMRATAPLRSTGPPARHPVNHIGSNFNAPKAGLPHKCWICKNSSHWTDQCQTFASLSLENRIKAVKENHACFSCLKRAGRDHRSINCSRRRQCPEKSNGSQCPYYHHPLLHGAIQSTVATITSMINNQKALLPSVQVDIVGSGRLLQRANALLDSGAQISLIRSSVAEDLKLKGTDRVITITKVGGLEDELITKSYQVRIRSLEDRSVHVIQAIGIPSISEDITDVKVADIARQFGLGKEQFLVSS; translated from the exons ATGTCAGAAGAGGCAATGGATGAGGCGAAAAGGAAGCGCAGGACAGCGAAGGCAGCGCTAACCCGTCGTGGAAACACCCTGCGTAAAAAGCTGAAAGAGGGCAGACCCGAAGACGAAATTATCGAAGCCTTTCACGACATGAAAGCAGCGTTCGAGAACTTGGTGGTGAAACACGAGGAATACACGCAGTTGATTCTGGATGATGAAGCATTCGAACAGGAGGAGAAATGGTTGGAGGAGTGCGAGGACTTCTATCTTGAGATGGAAATCGGTGCAAAGGATTACACGAAAATGAAATCAGCATCGAAAGGCGAAAAATCAGGATTGGACAACGGAAAGTCGGCATCGGACAATGGAACATCGGTCGTGGAAAGTGAAAAATCAGTATTGGAGAGCGGAACTTCGGAGCTGGAGAGCGGAGCGAAGGATTCAGAGAGTGTAATTGAGATGGAAATCACAAAACAAGCAGGAAATTCAGCAGTACAAGGCAAAGGAATCAGTATCGAGGGACCAGCTGCGAACGGAACAGAAGCTGGGTCAGGAATCGAACACCCGACACCTGAAGAAAACACGGAAGGAAACGGAGTTACTTGTAGTAACGGGACCAAACACGAAAGCAGCGTAAATGTTtcatgtggttttaaaatggaaaaGCCAAAGATGCCTCGCTTCGCAGGGGACGTTAGGGACTATGCGATATTCCGGTCCGACTTCAAACACGCGGTGGATAGCAGGTACAGCAAGAGAGATGCGATTTCTTTGCTTCGTACAAGTTTACAAGGGCGACCACTGGACTTGATAAAGGGCATCGGTACAGATTACGACGCCGCATGGAGCTATCTAGACTCGGTCTACGGTGACCCTAGATTCGTAGCAGACACCATAACCCAGGATATCACAAAGTTCAGACCTCTTCGCGATGGGGAAGATGCTAGGTTTTGCGATTTGGTGCACCTTGTGCAAAGAAGTTTTACCACACTTAAAGAGGTTGGACGACCGCATGACATGGATAACAATCACATGTTGGCCCTTATCGAGCAGAGAATGTGTACGGACGACCGTAAAGTATGGGCGCGTCACCTAGAGATCAGCGGAAAAGAAGCAACCCTGGCTCAGTTAATTGCGTGGATGAATACTGAGATGAAGTCCAGGATGAGAGCGACGGCACCTTTGAGAAGCACAGGCCCACCAGCAAGGCATCCCGTTAACCATATTGGATCCAATTTTAACGCTCCAAAGGCAGGTCTACCGCACAAGTGTTGGATTTGCAAAAATTCAAGTCACTGGACTGATCAATGTCAGACGTTTGCCTCGTTGAGTCTAGAAAATAGGATAAAGGCTGTAAAAGAGAACCACGCATGCTTCAGCTGCTTAAAACGCGCCGGAAGAGACCACAGGTCCATTAATTGTTCCAGAAGACGCCAGTGTCCTGAAAAAAGCAATGGAAGCCAATGCCCTTATTACCATCACCCTCTCTTACACGGAGCAATTCAGTCGACTGTCGCAACTATAACGTCGATGATTAACAACCAGAAAGCATTGTTGCCTAGCGTGCAAGTGGACATCGTTGGATCAGGCCGTCTCTTGCAGAGAGCGAATGCGTTACTTGACTCAGGGGCTCAGATCAGCTTAATCAGATCGAGTGTAGCCGAAGACCTCAAACTAAAAGGAACGGACAGAGTGATAACAATCACAAAGGTGGGCGGCCTAGAAGACGAACTCATCACAAAGAGTTATCAAGTCCGCATAAGATCACTTGAAGACCGCAGCGTACACGTCATACAAGCAATCGGAATTCCCTCTATCAGCGAGGACATCACGGATGTCAAGGTTGCCGACATTGCAAGACAATTTGGTCTCGGAAAAG AGCAGTTCCTGGTAAGCAGTTAG
- the LOC137989061 gene encoding histamine H2 receptor-like encodes MNASDNNTLSGEKDKLGSCDRIPSDTVPALVMMVFILLINSGVILLITCNSHLRKTSNIILASLAVSDLLVGLIGIPLMVTCTSTFSVSVCQSSIIFFSFTAMSTISHIKVMTCDRYVYIIWALHYREIITRSRVLAILGLIWLVSLSAIVRLSWTLQVTAINTAAEVLAKVQEKENAYLLFQGTVFFVTPLVVMTVLDTRMLLLLRQQYQRIMKENLPAEYVRSENRFQSRQRKVVFICIFLLLLYVICWLPYFILDFMHFYAAESVQALPVIPTVLIYYLRLSPLLYTLRKPDLKKAVKSLAFKFCPRLQPVHLAENRTEELVLTSRSDSKAADVGETK; translated from the coding sequence ATGAATGCATCAGATAATAACACCCTATCGGGGGAGAAAGATAAGCTTGGGAGTTGTGATAGAATTCCATCCGACACGGTTCCCGCGCTAGTCATGATGGTCTTCATCCTGTTAATAAACAGTggtgttattttgcttattACCTGCAATTCACATCTCAGGAAGACAAGTAACATTATTCTAGCTAGTTTAGCCGTGTCTGATCTTCTCGTGGGACTTATCGGGATCCCGCTCATGGTGACTTGCACCTCTACATTCTCGGTCTCTGTTTGCCAAAGTTCCATCATCTTCTTCAGTTTTACGGCCATGTCTACCATATCGCACATCAAGGTCATGACATGCGATCGTTACGTCTATATAATATGGGCGTTGCACTATCGCGAAATTATCACCCGCTCTAGAGTTCTTGCGATTCTCGGATTAATCTGGCTGGTGAGTCTTTCTGCAATAGTTCGCCTTTCGTGGACTTTACAAGTCACTGCGATAAACACCGCTGCAGAGGTTTTGGCAAAGGTACAagagaaagaaaatgcatacTTACTCTTCCAGGGGACTGTCTTTTTCGTCACTCCACTGGTTGTGATGACTGTGCTTGACACTCGTATGTTGCTGTTGCTAAGGCAACAGTACCAAAGAATTATGAAGGAAAATTTACCGGCAGAATATGTGAGGTCCGAGAACAGGTTTCAAAGTCGGCAGAGAAAAGTTGTGTTCATCTGTATCTTTTTGTTACTTCTTTACGTAATTTGCTGGTTACCATACTTTATACTAGATTTTATGCACTTTTATGCAGCAGAAAGCGTGCAGGCTTTGCCAGTCATCCCCACAGTATTAATCTATTATCTCCGACTGTCTCCACTGCTTTACACGCTCAGGAAACCAGACTTAAAGAAGGCAGTCAAGTCTTTGGCGTTTAAATTTTGTCCTCGCTTGCAACCTGTTCATTTGGCAGAGAATCGCACAGAAGAGCTCGTTTTAACAAGCCGATCAGACAGTAAGGCTGCTGATGTTGGGGAAACGAAATAA